Proteins from a single region of Desulfobulbaceae bacterium:
- a CDS encoding tetratricopeptide repeat protein — MTVTAIKPNTRLPLMAALLGVSLFFTIFGSSAWAEEAEKATLRNFKSGDTLPSFTLDTIDGQKGKTFTPGKEDKPSMIIFFSIRPEFRQKRSLALLSAMAAVIDHYKNKIEIVGVFSDDQGVQTVKDYVKPFASKMAIYNDPKKVVNDRYGVFMMPLAVMIKGNGTLHEVIPYTYNIRELIDGNFKLLLGEWTKEQLQASLTPTEETAKSSEEKEYIRRVNYGKIMMGKQMHSQAVREFSNAIKLAPQAIEAHLELGFTYIALKDWAKAEEVFRKAQGIDKDSDSAIAGLGLAYYGKGDTDKALHELESAFIAPEPRLEVIIALADIYEKKGDNTKANRLNKLAISRLMTMYDQRWK, encoded by the coding sequence ATGACCGTCACTGCTATCAAGCCAAACACACGCCTCCCTCTCATGGCAGCCCTACTTGGCGTAAGCCTCTTCTTCACCATTTTCGGCTCTTCCGCCTGGGCGGAAGAGGCCGAAAAAGCCACCCTGCGCAACTTCAAGTCTGGCGACACACTACCATCTTTTACCCTGGACACCATAGATGGCCAGAAGGGCAAGACCTTCACCCCAGGTAAAGAAGACAAACCGTCAATGATCATCTTCTTTTCAATCAGGCCTGAATTCCGGCAAAAACGCTCCCTCGCCCTATTAAGCGCCATGGCCGCAGTCATCGATCATTACAAAAACAAGATCGAAATTGTTGGCGTCTTCAGCGACGACCAAGGGGTACAGACTGTCAAAGACTATGTCAAGCCCTTTGCCAGTAAAATGGCCATTTACAACGACCCGAAAAAAGTCGTAAACGACCGTTACGGAGTATTCATGATGCCATTGGCCGTGATGATCAAAGGCAATGGCACCTTGCACGAAGTCATTCCCTACACTTATAATATCCGGGAGTTAATCGATGGCAACTTCAAACTTCTCCTCGGAGAATGGACTAAAGAACAGTTGCAGGCATCCCTGACCCCAACCGAGGAAACAGCAAAAAGCTCAGAAGAAAAAGAATATATCCGCCGGGTTAATTACGGAAAAATCATGATGGGCAAACAGATGCACAGCCAGGCAGTCAGAGAATTTTCGAATGCGATCAAACTGGCGCCGCAAGCAATTGAAGCCCATCTTGAACTGGGATTCACCTATATCGCTCTGAAAGATTGGGCAAAGGCAGAGGAGGTGTTTAGAAAGGCGCAGGGCATCGACAAGGACTCCGATAGCGCTATCGCCGGACTAGGCCTCGCCTATTACGGCAAAGGCGATACAGACAAAGCCCTGCATGAACTGGAAAGCGCCTTTATCGCACCGGAACCGAGACTCGAAGTAATTATCGCCCTGGCTGACATCTATGAGAAGAAAGGGGATAACACCAAGGCCAACCGCCTTAACAAATTGGCAATTTCACGACTAATGACAATGTACGATCAACGATGGAAATAG